The following coding sequences lie in one Biomphalaria glabrata chromosome 18, xgBioGlab47.1, whole genome shotgun sequence genomic window:
- the LOC106065468 gene encoding uncharacterized protein LOC106065468 — protein MGGAVSSLRDLDTVTKRLVHLSENDPNKEIFVFYTSGLREAYTARQLYTLAGRFAFRLRQRGFQKGDVIANTLSNSPERAVTDIGIMLAGCVTMNIQLLLADGSDFRLLAQNSKCRAVIMSPWKQGSAWKLMNPFFSGKSDQGFVDIHIDNIPDLTSAILVGRTKNG, from the exons atGGGTGGTGCTGTCAGCTCACTAAGAGACCTCGACACCGTCACTAAAAGACTTGTCCATCTGTCAGAGAATGACCCTAACAAAGAAATCTTTGTCTTCTACACCTCTGGACTTCGTGAGGCCTACACTGCCAGACAACTCTACACCTTGGCTGGGAGGTTTGCATTCAGGTTACGCCAGCGTGGCTTCCAGAAAGGGGACGTCATCGCCAACACTCTGAGCAATTCCCCGGAGCGTGCGGTGACAGACATTGGTATAATGTTAGCAGGATGTGTCACAATGAACATACAG CTTCTTCTGGCCGATGGTTCTGATTTTCGTCTTTTGGCCCAAAACAGCAAATGTCGTGCAGTGATTATGTCTCCATGGAAGCAAGGATCAGCATGGAAACTAATGAAtccattcttctctggcaaATCAGACCAAGGCTTCGTTGACATTCATATTGATAACATCCCGGATCTGACGTCAGCTATTCTGGTTGGTAGGACTAAGAATGGGTAA
- the LOC106064953 gene encoding 2-succinylbenzoate--CoA ligase-like, whose amino-acid sequence MGWGIGIPFAPICHSYTRVMTDFFDPEIKRTGKDLWEASTKEKVHCCPMLCLEMDSVREYIDSVGGSDFKFQMLIAGAQPLRKNQMENFLTITEKLIVTYGSTEAGCLAANFITKGDTIQSNNNGKVQPGVKLRIVAEDGRLCQPGETGTIEVKGPDVFKGYYNRLTSPDPLTVKAFTSDGWFKMEDYGYIDEDGNVFVFGRTKDIITYGAESLHPGWMEKKLMEHSDVLEAIVVPVSDPLLYQNICACVKVKRDSELKEDQLRKYCDQIFLPNLVTEETPKPQHFIISKGDFPETSNGKPDRKRLREIAESMFGYEEKVIKSEAAPQSET is encoded by the exons ATGG GTTGGGGTATTGGTATACCGTTTGCGCCAATATGTCACTCTTACACTAGAGTCATGACAGACTTCTTCGACCCTGAGATCAAGAGAACAGGAAAGGATCTTTGGGAAGCGTCCACCAAAGAAAAAGTCCATTGTTGCCCCATGCTTTGTCTTGAGATGGACAGTGTACGGGAGTATATTGACTCTGTTGGAGGCTCGGACTTTAAGTTCCAAATGCTGATTGCAGGAGCCCAGCCTTTGAGGAAG AATCAAATGGAAAACTTTCTGACAATAACAGAGAAACTTATTGTCACGTATGGCTCCACAGAGGCTGGGTGCTTAGCTGCTAATTTTATAACTAAAG GTGACACTATACAGTCCAACAACAACGGTAAGGTCCAGCCTGGTGTAAAGCTGCGTATTGTGGCTGAGGATGGAAGGCTATGTCAGCCTGGTGAAACGGGAACTATAGAGGTCAAAG GTCCCGATGTATTTAAAGGCTACTACAACAGACTGACCAGTCCAGACCCGCTGACAGTGAAAGCTTTCACCTCAGACGGGTGGTTCAAGATGGAGGACTATGGTTACATCGATGAAGATGGAAACGTCTTCGTGTTTGGTCGAACTAAAGATATTATTACATACGGAGCAGAATCCTTGCACCCCGGATGGATGGAGAAAAAGTTGATGGAACATTCTGACGTATTGGAAGCTATTGTAGTGCcg GTGTCAGATCCACTGTTGTACCAAAACATCTGTGCTTGTGTTAAGGTAAAGAGGGACAGCGAACTCAAAGAAGATCAACTCAGAAAATATTGTGATCAAATTTTTCTACCAAATCTTGTCACTGAGGAAACACCAAAACCGCAACACTTTATT ATCAGCAAAGGGGATTTCCCTGAGACCTCCAATGGAAAACCAGACAGGAAACGACTTCGAGAGATAGCCGAATCAATGTTCGGATACGAAGAGAAGGTCATTAAATCAGAGGCGGCTCCACAGTCGGAAACTTAG